One Gossypium raimondii isolate GPD5lz chromosome 3, ASM2569854v1, whole genome shotgun sequence genomic window carries:
- the LOC105794730 gene encoding pentatricopeptide repeat-containing protein At1g05670, mitochondrial: protein MIKFAVCSLSHCFQLLSHCYPQSFAPKSGPPFFKRYLGPILHLSDSANTRPFPNYSPKKPTVKDSELVHQISNAIKLRRSEPVCRVLKPYESKFRSDHLIWVLMNIKGEYRLVLDFFEWACLRRDPTLEARCIVIQIAVASKDLKMAHQLIHDFWSKPDLDIGLSFSYILERLIYTYKDWGSDPKVFDVFFQVLVEVGLLDEGKKLFDKMLNYGLIISVDSLNIYLSKLRDHFDGFWRAIKVFFELPDVGICWNTASYNIIIHSLCQLGKIKEAHRLLLQMELRGCIPDVVTYSTIIDGYCHVGRLQMVLRLIDEMQSKALRPNPYTYSSIINLLCETGKVVEAEKALREMLNQGILPDSVVYTTLIDGFCKLGNIAFAYKLLNEMQGRKIIPDLLTYTSIICGLCRIGKMTEACNIFQEMLGRGLEPDEFTYTALIDGYCKAGEMKEAFSLHNQMVQMGLIPNVVTYTALADGLCKCGEVDTANELLHEMCVRGLQPNIFTYNSLVNGLCKSGNIAQAIKLMDDMETAGLHPNVITYTTLMDAYCKTGEMDKAYELLRKMLDRRIQPTLVTFNVLMNGFCMSGMLEDGEKLLQWLLEKGIKPNATTYNYLMKQYCIRKDMCATAAMWKGMCAQGVMPDANSYNILIKGHCKARNMKEAWFLRREMIEKGYDLTATSYNDLIKGFIKRKKLKEAKEIFDEMRQKGMAADKEIYCYFVDINYEEGNMETTLELCDEVLENCLVTKLNNGNK, encoded by the coding sequence ATGATCAAGTTTGCTGTCTGTTCTCTGAGCCATTGTTTCCAGCTCTTATCTCATTGTTATCCCCAAAGTTTTGCCCCCAAATCTGGTCCACCTTTCTTCAAAAGATATTTGGGCCCAATACTCCACTTGTCGGACTCTGCCAATACCAGGCCTTTTCCCAATTATTCCCCAAAGAAACCTACCGTCAAGGACTCGGAACTTGTGCATCAAATCTCAAATGCAATAAAATTACGCCGTTCTGAGCCCGTCTGTCGTGTTCTGAAGCCTTATGAGTCAAAATTTAGATCTGATCATTTGATTTGGGTTCTGATGAACATTAAGGGTGAATATAGACTTGTTTTGGATTTCTTTGAGTGGGCATGCTTGCGTAGAGACCCAACACTCGAGGCCCGTTGCATTGTTATCCAAATTGCTGTAGCTTCTAAAGATTTAAAAATGGCTCATCAACTTATTCATGACTTTTGGTCAAAACCTGATTTGGATATTGGTCTCTCATTCAGTTACATCCTTGAACGGTTAATTTACACTTACAAGGACTGGGGTTCAGATCCCAAAGTGTTTGATGTTTTTTTTCAAGTTCTCGTTGAAGTCGGGTTGCTTGATGAAGGGAAGAAGCTCTTTGACAAAATGTTGAATTATGGATTGATTATCTCTGTTGATTCTTTAAACATATATCTTAGTAAATTAAGAGACCATTTTGATGGGTTTTGGAGAGCTATAAAGGTTTTCTTTGAACTTCCTGATGTTGGCATTTGTTGGAATACAGCGTCGTACAACATTATCATTCACTCCCTCTGTCAAttagggaaaataaaagaagccCACCGTTTACTCTTGCAGATGGAGTTGAGGGGCTGTATTCCTGATGTTGTAACGTACAGCACCATAATTGATGGATATTGTCATGTGGGGAGGCTGCAAATGGTGTTAAGGCTAATTGACGAAATGCAAAGTAAAGCACTAAGGCCCAACCCTTATACCTATAGCAGCATAATAAATCTACTGTGCGAGACTGGTAAGGTAGTTGAAGCAGAGAAAGCTTTGAGAGAGATGTTGAACCAGGGAATACTCCCTGATAGTGTGGTATACACAACTCTCATAGATGGTTTTTGTAAGCTAGGGAATATTGCTTTTGCGTACAAGTTGTTAAATGAGATGCAGGGTCGAAAAATTATCCCCGATTTATTAACTTATACATCTATAATCTGTGGGTTATGTCGAATTGGAAAGATGACAGAAGCTTGTAATATCTTTCAAGAAATGCTTGGAAGAGGGTTGGAACCCGATGAATTTACATACACAGCACTTATTGATGGTTATTGTAAGGCAGGTGAAATGAAAGAGGCCTTCTCCCTCCATAATCAGATGGTGCAAATGGGGCTTATACCAAATGTCGTGACTTATACTGCACTTGCTGATGGCCTTTGTAAATGCGGGGAGGTAGATACAGCCAATGAGCTTCTTCATGAAATGTGTGTAAGGGGCCTTCAGCCAAATATCTTTACTTACAACTCTCTTGTTAATGGGCTCTGTAAATCAGGAAATATTGCTCAAGCTATTAAACTGATGGATGATATGGAGACCGCGGGGCTTCATCCCAATGTTATTACATATACCACATTAATGGATGCTTACTGTAAGACAGGGGAGATGGATAAGGCTTATGAGCTTCTGAGGAAGATGTTGGATAGAAGGATACAACCCACTCTTGTTACATTCAATGTGCTGATGAATGGTTTTTGCATGTCCGGAATGCTGGAAGATGGTGAGAAGTTACTACAATGGCTGTTGGAAAAGGGTATAAAGCCGAACGCAACCACGTATAATTATCTTATGAAGCAGTACTGCATACGGAAGGATATGTGCGCCACAGCTGCAATGTGGAAAGGCATGTGCGCGCAAGGAGTGATGCCGGATGCCAACTCCTATAACATTTTGATAAAAGGGCATTGTAAAGCAAGGAATATGAAGGAAGCATGGTTCTTACGAAGAGAAATGATTGAGAAGGGGTATGATCTTACAGCTACATCATATAATGATCTGATCAAGGGTTTCATTAAGAGGAAAAAGTTGAAAGAGGCAAAGGAAATTTTTGATGAGATGAGACAAAAAGGGATGGCAGCAGATAAAGagatatattgttattttgttgataTAAACTATGAAGAAGGGAACATGGAAACCACACTTGAACTCTGTGATGAAGTGTTAGAGAACTGTCTTGTAACTAAGCTCAACAATGGAAACAAgtag
- the LOC105795966 gene encoding uncharacterized protein LOC105795966: MKDFQQKTEASIRELTTSIEKLTSQGKLPSQTEPNPRQNANAVTLRSGKVLESIPDRNLTQKIAQEKPEKDEQVLPKPPLPKIQPPFPERFIQCRRGKEDKEILETFRNVEINIPLLDAIKQIPRYAKFLKELCTNKRKLTGNERVNVGENVSAVLQRKMPAKCKDRGMFAIPCKIGHLGIKKAMCDLGDSINVMPYSVYESLNAGFLTKTSVIIQLADRSVVHPEGVLEDVLVKVNELIFPADFYVIKMEEDSTPGSSDLLLGRPFLSTANTKIDVRSGTLTMEFDGEIVKFNVYNAISHPSEILSAPELELEPAGKARKLDIQELEEIRNDAYENAYIYKDKTELFHDKRIAQKRFLVGQKVLLYNSVLKLFPGKLRSRWQGPFIVTKVFTHGAVEIESEESRKQFVVNGQRLKPFYENFQAHTVEEIHLEPP, encoded by the exons ATGAAGGATTTCCAACAGAAAACCGAGGCATCCATCAGAGAGTTGACCACATCGATCGAGAAATTAACCTCTCAAGGGAAGCTGCCGTCACAAACAGAGCCAAACCCTagacaaaatgcaaatgcagtGACGTTACGAAGTGGAAAGGTACTGGAATCGATTCCTGACAGGAATCTTACCCAAAAAATTGCCCAGGAAAAACCCGAAAAAGACGAACAGGTCCTACCAAAGCCTCCATTACctaaaattcaacctccattTCCAGAACGATTCATCCAATGTCGAAGAGGTAAAGAGGACAAGGAAATTCTTGAAACATTTAGAAATGTCGAGATCAACATTCCACTGTTGGATGCCATCAAGCAAATACCACGGtatgctaaatttcttaaagagctTTGCACTAACAAGCGAAAATTGACAGGTAATGAAAGGGTGAATGTTGGTGAGAATGTATCCGCAGTATTACAGCGGAAAATGCCGGCAAAATGCAAGGATAGgggcatgtttgcaataccatgcaaaataggccATCTGGGAATTAAAAAGGCTATGTGTGATCTAGGGGATTCTATAAATGTAATGCCATATTCTGtttatgaatcacttaacgcaggttttttgacaaaaacaagTGTTATCATTCAATTGGCGGATAGGTCTGTTGTGCATCCAGAAGGAGTCCTTGAGGATGTTCTGGTAAAAGTTAACGAGCTTATTTTCCCTGCAGATTTTTATGTGATCAAAATGGAGGAGGATAGCACTCCTGGATCTTCAGATCTCCTGCTGGGTCGACCGTTCCTTAGTACAGCAAATACTAAAATTGATGTTCGAAGTGGAACTCTCACGATGGAGTTTGATGGGGAGATCGTAAAGTTTAATGTCTACAACGCCATTAGCCATCCAAGCGAAATATTGAGC GCACCAGAGTTGGAGTTAGAACCTGCAGGAAAGGCAAGGAAATTAGACATCCAAGAGTTAGAAGAAATTCGCAATGATGCCTACGAGAATGCTTACATTTATAAAGACAAAACAGAGTTATTTCACGATAAGAGAATAGCTCAGAAGCGTTTTTTGGTAGGacaaaaagttttactttataactcCGTGTTAAAGTTGTTCCCAGGTAAGCTTCGATCACGATGGCAAGGACCTTTCATTGTTACTAAAGTGTTCACACATGGAGCGGTTGAAATAGAGAGTGAAGAATCTAGAAAGCAGTTCGTAGTCAATGGCCAGCGGTTGAAgccattttatgagaattttcaagcccACACGGTTGAGGAAATCCATTTGGAACCACCATAG
- the LOC105794731 gene encoding LEAF RUST 10 DISEASE-RESISTANCE LOCUS RECEPTOR-LIKE PROTEIN KINASE-like 1.5, giving the protein MPSPSPPSISLLLLTTIFFISFEWVVTEAATLPHHPCSSTSPCPPFTSPPPFPFSFSAGCGHPSFPINCSTPSSTISINNLSFSLLYFDPNSTSLTLSPLPPTTTSPCSSFNFLHINLSGSPFRISDASCSRLSILRSCSPSNLSNCDQCAWECGIIKHPLKLFPDCGPTRQLPEQGCQPDVLGYLQNFFFKMGFQVEWDEAQDSYFSSCRDCKLKNGICGFNSSDPNKPFLCFQAKATISPTLIHVDHTHRIAILSSVLTLTCIFLIFSVTFVFFRSKKFKSQSVEDPTALFLRRHRSASLLPPVFTYEELESSTNKFDPERKIGDGGFGSVYLGQLHDNRIVAVKYLHKNNQSGNALSSKFFCNEILILSSINHPNLVKLHGYCSDPRGLLLVYDYVPNGTLADHLHGRPKPSLSWPVRLEIALQTALAIEYLHFSVVPPIVHRDVTTSNIFVEKDMRIKVGDFGLSRLLAFPENSSLKSEFVWTGPQGTPGYLDPDYHRSFRLTEKSDVYSFGVVLLELISGLKAVDQRREKREMALADLVVSKIQMGLLHQVVDPALILDGQPMDGVEAVAELAFRCVAADKDDRPDAREIVGELKRIKNRTRVLRLSYSNGSNGEVAKDDNIGMFDVTWD; this is encoded by the coding sequence ATGCCTTCACCTTCACCACCATCCATCTCCTTACTATTATTAACCACCATCTTCTTCATCTCCTTTGAGTGGGTGGTGACAGAAGCAGCCACTCTACCTCATCATCCATGTTCCTCTACATCCCCATGCCCACCTTTCACTTCACCACCCCCTTTCCCTTTCTCTTTCTCTGCTGGGTGTGGTCACCCTTCTTTCCCCATCAATTGCTCCACTCCTTCCTCCACCATCTCCATTAACaacctctctttttctttactCTACTTCGATCCCAACTCCACTTCCCTCACTCTCTCTCCTTTGCCCCCTACTACCACTTCCCCTTGCTCTTCTTTCAATTTCCTTCACATCAATCTCTCTGGTTCCCCTTTTCGAATCTCCGATGCTTCTTGCTCTAGATTATCCATCCTCCGTTCTTGTTCCCCTTCAAATCTCTCTAACTGCGACCAATGTGCCTGGGAATGTGGCATCATCAAACACCCACTCAAACTCTTCCCTGACTGCGGACCAACCCGCCAACTTCCTGAGCAAGGCTGCCAACCTGATGTCCTGGGTTACCTCcaaaatttcttctttaaaatgGGTTTTCAAGTTGAATGGGACGAAGCTCAAGACTCTTACTTCTCTAGCTGCCGAGACTGTAAATTGAAGAACGGCATTTGCGGCTTCAATTCCTCCGACCCAAACAAACCGTTCCTTTGTTTCCAAGCCAAAGCCACCATTTCCCCTACTTTGATTCACGTAGATCACACTCATAGAATCGCAATCTTATCCTCTGTCCTCACATTAACTtgcattttccttattttttcaGTAACCTTTGTTTTTTTCCGATCAAAGAAATTCAAATCTCAATCCGTAGAAGACCCCACTGCTTTGTTCCTGCGGCGTCACCGTTCTGCCAGTCTCCTCCCTCCCGTTTTCACCTACGAAGAACTCGAATCTTCCACCAATAAATTCGACCCAGAACGCAAAATCGGTGACGGCGGCTTTGGGTCAGTCTACTTGGGCCAACTCCACGACAACCGGATAGTAGCAGTTAAATACCTTCACAAAAACAACCAGTCAGGCAACGCtttatcatccaaatttttctgCAACGAAATTTTGATTCTTTCGTCAATAAATCACCCAAATCTCGTTAAACTTCACGGTTATTGCAGCGACCCCAGAGGGTTACTTTTGGTTTACGACTATGTTCCTAATGGGACCCTAGCCGACCACCTTCACGGCCGTCCAAAACCCTCACTTAGTTGGCCAGTGAGGCTCGAAATCGCTTTGCAAACGGCTCTAGCTATTGAGTACTTGCATTTCTCTGTGGTGCCACCCATTGTTCATCGAGATGTTACGACATCAAATATTTTCGTCGAAAAAGATATGAGGATTAAAGTTGGTGATTTTGGGCTATCCAGGCTTTTGGCTTTCCCTGAAAACTCGTCTTTGAAATCGGAATTTGTTTGGACCGGGCCTCAGGGAACACCCGGGTATTTGGATCCGGATTACCACCGGTCGTTCCGGCTAACAGAGAAAAGCGACGTTTACAGCTTCGGCGTCGTGTTACTAGAGTTGATTTCCGGGCTGAAAGCGGTGGATCAGAGGAGGGAGAAAAGGGAAATGGCGCTGGCAGATTTGGTGGTTTCGAAGATCCAGATGGGTTTGTTGCACCAGGTGGTAGACCCGGCTTTGATCCTCGATGGGCAGCCGATGGACGGCGTGGAGGCAGTGGCGGAACTGGCGTTCCGGTGTGTGGCGGCTGATAAGGATGATAGACCGGATGCTAGAGAGATCGTGGGGGAACTCAAACGGATCAAGAACCGTACACGTGTGCTGAGATTGTCGTATTCGAATGGAAGCAATGGTGAGGTGGCAAAGGATGATAATATAGGGATGTTTGACGTCACGTGGGATTAG